The following are encoded in a window of Artemia franciscana chromosome 19, ASM3288406v1, whole genome shotgun sequence genomic DNA:
- the LOC136039637 gene encoding uncharacterized protein LOC136039637, giving the protein MEEGWATDLQSAPENQRSTLLEKRSLAAETLKKSLGSEPLLTTTNACPRTHFLKANNNLRFGFWNVHTMSQLQLEEMHRYHLDILALSKVRWTGSGEQQLDDHSAILNSSIESRHERGVALTMTRETSRSLLKWTPISSRIFVVRFT; this is encoded by the coding sequence ATGGAGGAGGGCTGGGCAACGGACTTGCAATCCGCTCCCGAGAACCAGAGGAGTACTCTTCTGGAGAAACGTTCTCTTGCAGCTGAAACGTTAAAGAAGAGCCTCGGATCTGAGCCCCTACTGACGACGACAAACGCCTGCCCCCGGACACACTTTTTAAAAGCAAACAACAACCTACGATTTGGTTTTTGGAATGTCCACACAATGTCCCAACTACAACTCGAGGAGATGCACAGATACCATCTAGACATCTTGGCACTGTCCAAAGTAAGATGGACTGGCTCCGGAGAGCAACAACTTGATGACCATTCTGCGATCCTCAACAGCAGCATCGAAAGTAGGCATGAACGAGGAGTTGCGCTCACCATGACGAGGGAAACTTCAAGATCTCTCTTGAAATGGACTCCCATATCGTCAAGAATTTTCGTAGTACGTTTCACTTGA